The genomic interval TATCGTCAATGATTGGCTTTTTAGGCTTGCTATCTTTGGCTTTTGGCAGTTGCTCAAAATTGTCTATAATCTCAAAGTCATCTAATTGGCTGGTTGATTTAGCTTTGGCTGATGTGGTCGAAGATTTTGACAAGGCATACGGTGAGGTGGGTTTAACGGGTTCATTGACAATGAGATTGCCGGCTTCATCAAGACCTGATTCATCATCAAATAAAATACCCTCAGATTTATCGTCGATGAGCGCCGAGAGCGTCTGATGGTTTGGACTTGAGAGTGGATTGTTGTTAGCAAATTTTTTTTGTTCGAGTTGTTCAGCAGCTGAGAAAATGGTTTTGCAATGGGAACAACGAACGTACCCATGTCTAACGGCTAACTGTTTATCATTGATTTTAAATGCATGTTGGCAGTTTGGGCATTTGGCATTGTACAAATTCATCGCAACATCACTTCCCTTTTAGCATTTTTAGTTTGCGTCTTTGATTGTTAATAATGTCGTGTGTTAAATCATTTAATGACGAATAAAAAATAAAGTCAACAAATTTTCTAGAATTTATATTCACTATGCTGCTAGCTATGTTGTTAGGCTGTTACTAGGCTTTGACGGGGAAAAGACGACCTTACTTCCTTGTAAGGTTTTTTATACGAATCGCGAATTGTCCTAACCGCGGCGAAAACCCGAGAGGCGATGCCAATGTTTATCTTCCTGCGCGCTAAAGGTAAATTCGCCATCCATCTCAAAATAAGGATGATAGGCAGCTTTTACATCTTCCACTTGGTTTTCAATCAGACCGGCTAACACGATACTACCTTGAGATTTCAATAATGTCGCAAAATAAGGGGCAAGGCTCATTAGCGGTTTGGCTAAAATATTTGCGGTAATCATATCCACGGGCAAAATAGCCTGCTCTTTACAATAGTCACTAAATTGTTCAGGTAAAAATGCCTGGAGCTGATTTGCTACTTTGTTGCGCTCAGCATTTTGATGGGTGGCTAAGACTGCTTGGGGGTCAATATCGACCGCATACACCTGCTTTGCGCCTAGCAAAAGCGCCGCAATGCCCAAAATACCTGAGCCGCACCCATAGTCAATCACCACTTTATCTTGTAGGGGCTGTGCTGTTAGCCAATCAATACAAAGACGGGTGGTTGCATGGTAACCTGTGCCAAATGCCAAGCCTGGATCCATGATGATATTAATCGCATTGGGGTTAGGGGGTGACATCCATTTGGGCACAATCCAAAGTCCATTGGCACATTCAATGGGATGGTAGTTCTTCATCCACTCACGTTCCCAATCTTTGTCATCCACTCGGCTGCTCCAAACTCGCGTCGCCACCACATCATTGGCGATATCTTGGCTCAAAGTTTCCAAATTACAATCGCCATCAAATAGCCCAGTCACAATCACATCATCCCACAGTGGCGATTCACCTGGCAAAGGTTCAAATAGCGGTTGGTCACCCGCATCGTCTAAACTAATACTGAGCGCATCGGCTTCTAGCATCAAGGTTTCCGCCAGTTCGGCTTGCGATTTTTCGCATTGAATATGTAATTGCTGCCAAGGCATAAACAGTCCTTAAAAATAACAAATAAAATAATGAAAAAATAAAATAATGAAAAAATAAAAGGCGCGCGCTGGCTTGGTAGTATAAACGCATTCAGCCAAAAATGCGATGTGACGCAACAATGAAAACGCCCATGTTATTGCTTGACGCACCCAAGCCAAAACACGTAGAGGTAAGGGCAAATAACAAGGTTCGCCTGTTATCGTCTCTAAAACATTTCTTTAACCGATTTTTCCAACCAAGACTGCGAGCGCGGCGCCGCATTGAGTGGTTGGTTGTTATTGGTCGGGTCGCCGCTGTTATTAGGGGTATTAGGGATATTGGGGTTATCGGAGTTGGTCTGGGTATTCCCCGTATAGCCACCTTCATTTTGGGAGCGATTGGCTGCAGCTGGGCTGTCGCCAATGGTGTCTGCCTCGGTCTGTCTGCGCTCAATATTGTCATAGCGCTGTTGTTGGCTTTGTCCAAACTCACTCATTGCCTGTTGTTGCTGTGC from Moraxella osloensis carries:
- the prmA gene encoding 50S ribosomal protein L11 methyltransferase, whose translation is MPWQQLHIQCEKSQAELAETLMLEADALSISLDDAGDQPLFEPLPGESPLWDDVIVTGLFDGDCNLETLSQDIANDVVATRVWSSRVDDKDWEREWMKNYHPIECANGLWIVPKWMSPPNPNAINIIMDPGLAFGTGYHATTRLCIDWLTAQPLQDKVVIDYGCGSGILGIAALLLGAKQVYAVDIDPQAVLATHQNAERNKVANQLQAFLPEQFSDYCKEQAILPVDMITANILAKPLMSLAPYFATLLKSQGSIVLAGLIENQVEDVKAAYHPYFEMDGEFTFSAQEDKHWHRLSGFRRG